The following are encoded together in the Pseudomonas maumuensis genome:
- a CDS encoding sarcosine oxidase subunit delta, which yields MLQIFCPHCGELRSEEEFHASGQAHIARPLDPNACSDEEWGTYMFFRDNPRGIHHELWDHVAGCRQYFNITRDTVTYEILETYKIGEKPQVTAASKQSSAPATAKGQGEKV from the coding sequence TTCTGTCCCCACTGCGGCGAGCTGCGCTCCGAGGAAGAATTCCACGCGTCCGGCCAGGCGCATATCGCCCGCCCGCTGGACCCGAACGCCTGCTCCGACGAGGAGTGGGGCACCTACATGTTCTTCCGCGACAACCCGCGTGGCATCCACCACGAGCTGTGGGATCACGTTGCCGGCTGCCGCCAGTACTTCAACATCACCCGCGACACCGTGACCTACGAGATTCTGGAAACCTACAAGATCGGCGAGAAGCCTCAGGTCACCGCCGCCTCGAAACAGAGCAGCGCGCCAGCGACCGCCAAGGGCCAAGGGGAAAAAGTATGA